The following are encoded in a window of Thermococcus alcaliphilus genomic DNA:
- a CDS encoding DNA polymerase sliding clamp has translation MPFEIVFDGAKDFASLIDTASNLIDEAAFKVTEEGISMRAMDPSRVVLIDLNLPAGIFSKYDVEGEETIGVNMDHFKKILKRGKSKDILVLKKGEENFLEVTLEGTAKRTFRLPLIEVEELELELPELPFTVKAVVLGEVLKEAVKDASLVSDSIKFIAKENEFIMRAEGETQEVEIRLTLEDEGLLDLEVEEETRSAYGVSYLADMVKGIGKADEVVLRFGNEMPLQMDYPIRDEGRLTFLLAPRVEE, from the coding sequence ATGCCGTTCGAGATAGTTTTTGATGGGGCAAAGGATTTTGCAAGCTTGATTGACACAGCAAGTAATTTAATCGATGAGGCAGCCTTCAAAGTTACAGAGGAAGGCATATCAATGAGGGCCATGGATCCAAGCAGAGTTGTTTTGATTGACCTCAACCTCCCCGCCGGGATCTTCAGCAAATACGACGTCGAAGGAGAAGAAACTATCGGCGTTAACATGGATCACTTCAAGAAAATCCTCAAGAGAGGAAAGAGCAAAGACATCCTTGTCCTTAAGAAGGGAGAAGAGAACTTCCTTGAGGTAACCCTTGAGGGAACTGCAAAGAGAACCTTTAGGCTGCCGCTCATTGAAGTTGAGGAGCTTGAGCTTGAACTCCCCGAATTACCCTTCACTGTAAAAGCAGTCGTTCTCGGTGAGGTTCTTAAGGAGGCAGTTAAAGATGCCTCCCTTGTTAGTGACTCCATAAAGTTTATTGCCAAAGAGAATGAGTTCATTATGAGGGCCGAGGGAGAGACTCAAGAAGTTGAGATAAGACTCACACTTGAAGACGAAGGCTTACTCGACCTTGAAGTTGAAGAAGAAACTAGGAGCGCCTATGGTGTCAGCTACCTCGCGGATATGGTGAAAGGAATCGGAAAAGCTGACGAAGTCGTTCTCAGATTCGGAAACGAAATGCCCCTCCAGATGGACTATCCAATTAGGGACGAAGGAAGGCTTACGTTCTTGCTTGCTCCGAGAGTTGAGGAGTGA
- a CDS encoding DNA replication complex subunit Gins51: MDLAKLRELLEMELSSNELTSLDEEFYKEFDSLVKALKLRAESSKERGEEIEERLYLAEMNVAEKLIKEILRIRLHKIVDMVFEGRPHNLVGEERKIFSILLAFVNREHIPMEDIEIVEEEVEEKIPESGKQIWEAYLILEDIPKVMDERLREYGPFKAGDLVTLPRTLGHVLVQREAARRVSISH; the protein is encoded by the coding sequence TTGGATCTCGCAAAGCTCAGGGAACTTCTGGAGATGGAGTTATCTTCAAATGAATTAACTTCCTTAGATGAGGAGTTTTACAAAGAGTTCGACAGCCTTGTAAAGGCATTAAAGCTTAGGGCAGAGTCTTCCAAGGAGAGGGGAGAAGAAATCGAGGAAAGATTGTATCTTGCAGAGATGAACGTCGCAGAAAAGCTCATCAAGGAGATACTTCGCATAAGGCTTCATAAAATAGTGGACATGGTCTTTGAAGGAAGACCACATAACCTTGTTGGTGAAGAAAGGAAGATCTTCTCCATTCTTCTGGCGTTTGTAAACAGGGAGCATATCCCCATGGAAGACATTGAAATAGTTGAAGAAGAAGTCGAAGAAAAAATTCCGGAAAGTGGAAAACAGATTTGGGAGGCTTACCTTATTCTCGAAGATATTCCAAAGGTCATGGACGAACGCTTGAGGGAATATGGGCCCTTTAAGGCAGGAGATCTAGTTACTCTTCCGAGAACCCTTGGACATGTTCTAGTTCAGAGAGAAGCGGCTAGAAGGGTGAGCATTTCCCATTAG
- a CDS encoding molybdopterin-dependent oxidoreductase: MFSVCMRDCYDTCAIISELRDGKLFVKGNPDHPITRGFLCPKGALLPKWFHSEERLKKPLMRETLKDKFREVEWEEAIKAVADKLKETIENYGSESVLVYNYAGDRGVVNYAFPLRLFHYLNTAMLDYGICDRAGQEALKDIYGTAVGMDPEDLKNQKLIVYWGINAFWTNLHGFMLAKKYNLEKWVVDVVKTETAKRSEKFFQIRPNTDALFALGIAKVIVENELYDKDFVRENVYGFEEFTEYLKKINLDFVSEETGIGRKRIEEFAFEYSEKRGVIHIGYGFQRSLNGGEAVRAVSILPALVGHKFGFIYDMKTINKSYAEGAFLRTKPVKRIPQMKLAEYIENGEIKFLHIYNANPLASLPNQNRLRSAIIENDVFVVTHDIFLTDTGLYSHVVLPANTFFERFDIADSYYHRYVALNEPVTRLYGKSNSEVTRMLAKAMGIENPYLYESDEEVVRKVLEMNGLSLEELKKKGFVKVEAKERKYDTPSGKIEFYSQRALKRGLSPFPKYKPLKGKGLQLLSPTWKLTITSQYHNTYNIIDPHLYINPKDAKVRGIKENDEVEVFNEYGKIKTVAKISEDVPEGVVILYKAFWVRLLGWNVNFLTSDETVEKYGNASAFHSTWVEVKKV, encoded by the coding sequence ATGTTCAGCGTTTGTATGAGGGACTGCTACGACACCTGTGCAATTATAAGCGAGCTTAGAGATGGAAAGCTTTTTGTTAAGGGGAATCCGGATCATCCAATAACGAGGGGCTTTTTGTGTCCGAAGGGCGCTCTCCTGCCAAAGTGGTTCCACAGCGAAGAGCGGTTAAAAAAGCCGCTAATGAGGGAAACACTGAAGGATAAATTCAGAGAGGTAGAATGGGAGGAAGCAATCAAAGCTGTTGCAGACAAGTTGAAAGAAACAATAGAAAACTATGGAAGCGAAAGTGTTCTTGTTTATAACTATGCCGGCGATAGAGGGGTTGTTAATTATGCCTTCCCGTTGAGGCTTTTCCATTATCTCAACACTGCAATGCTCGATTATGGAATATGCGATAGAGCCGGTCAAGAGGCTTTAAAAGACATCTATGGGACTGCTGTGGGGATGGATCCAGAAGATCTCAAGAACCAAAAGCTTATCGTGTACTGGGGGATAAATGCATTTTGGACGAATCTCCATGGATTCATGCTTGCGAAAAAGTACAACCTCGAAAAATGGGTTGTTGATGTCGTTAAAACAGAGACTGCAAAAAGGAGCGAAAAGTTTTTCCAGATAAGGCCCAACACAGATGCTCTGTTTGCCTTGGGAATTGCAAAAGTAATCGTTGAAAACGAACTCTACGATAAGGACTTTGTAAGAGAAAACGTTTACGGGTTTGAAGAGTTTACGGAATACCTTAAAAAGATAAACTTAGACTTTGTAAGCGAGGAAACCGGAATTGGAAGGAAGAGAATAGAGGAGTTTGCCTTCGAGTATTCCGAGAAGAGAGGAGTTATCCACATCGGATATGGTTTTCAGCGCTCCCTCAATGGCGGGGAGGCCGTGAGGGCTGTTTCTATTCTCCCAGCTCTTGTGGGACATAAGTTTGGCTTTATCTACGATATGAAAACAATCAATAAAAGCTATGCAGAGGGAGCTTTTCTAAGAACAAAACCGGTCAAGAGAATACCCCAGATGAAGCTTGCCGAATACATAGAGAATGGTGAGATTAAGTTCCTCCACATATACAATGCTAATCCTCTGGCTTCACTTCCGAATCAGAACAGATTAAGAAGTGCCATAATAGAGAACGATGTGTTTGTCGTGACTCATGACATCTTTTTAACTGATACAGGCCTTTATTCTCATGTGGTTTTACCTGCGAATACGTTCTTTGAGAGGTTTGACATTGCCGATTCCTATTATCACCGCTATGTTGCATTAAACGAGCCTGTGACGAGGCTCTATGGGAAGAGCAACAGTGAAGTAACTAGAATGCTCGCTAAAGCCATGGGTATAGAGAATCCCTACCTTTATGAAAGCGATGAAGAGGTTGTGAGAAAGGTCTTGGAGATGAACGGTTTAAGCTTGGAGGAGCTCAAAAAGAAAGGCTTTGTAAAAGTTGAAGCAAAGGAGAGAAAATACGACACCCCAAGTGGGAAGATAGAGTTCTACTCTCAGAGGGCTCTTAAGCGTGGTCTTTCACCTTTCCCCAAGTATAAACCGCTGAAAGGAAAAGGGCTCCAGCTTTTGAGTCCAACGTGGAAGCTGACAATCACAAGCCAGTATCACAACACCTACAATATAATTGACCCTCACCTCTACATTAACCCCAAGGATGCTAAGGTGAGAGGCATCAAGGAGAACGATGAAGTGGAGGTTTTCAACGAATACGGAAAAATAAAAACGGTGGCGAAGATTAGCGAAGACGTTCCCGAAGGAGTCGTGATTCTCTACAAGGCATTCTGGGTTCGGCTGCTCGGCTGGAATGTGAACTTCCTTACAAGCGATGAGACCGTTGAGAAATATGGAAACGCCTCAGCTTTTCATTCGACCTGGGTAGAGGTGAAAAAGGTTTAA
- a CDS encoding iron-sulfur cluster assembly protein codes for MKVYRKDREYPQEYKEVLEELSTVIDPISTMNILDAGLLAGLDVSDNTLKIWLAVESNAYYNMIGGAAIAHSKIIGDIMERFALVKFPRVYIYDMKNNLLAKFEKK; via the coding sequence ATGAAAGTTTATAGAAAGGATAGGGAGTATCCCCAAGAATACAAAGAAGTTCTCGAGGAGTTAAGCACTGTTATTGATCCAATAAGCACGATGAATATACTGGATGCTGGTCTTCTGGCGGGGCTTGACGTTAGTGATAACACCCTCAAGATATGGCTAGCTGTGGAGAGCAACGCCTACTACAACATGATTGGGGGCGCTGCAATAGCTCATTCAAAGATAATTGGTGATATAATGGAACGCTTTGCCCTTGTGAAGTTTCCAAGGGTTTACATATATGACATGAAAAACAATCTTCTTGCAAAATTTGAGAAGAAGTGA
- a CDS encoding iron-sulfur cluster assembly protein translates to MGFLDFLKEKPRGTLKELPPEVKDVVEELRKVRDPETELNIVDEGLVYGLTVENEKVMVWLLLARTTPECHFCQAIAMNVQKRIIRDIIEVLREKGFRSVKVYNEIGLLLEEWRDKNEG, encoded by the coding sequence ATGGGATTTCTAGATTTCCTTAAAGAAAAACCTAGAGGGACCCTAAAGGAGCTTCCTCCTGAGGTTAAAGATGTTGTGGAGGAGCTTAGAAAAGTTAGAGACCCTGAAACGGAACTTAATATAGTGGATGAAGGTTTAGTGTATGGCCTAACTGTGGAGAATGAAAAGGTTATGGTATGGCTTCTCTTAGCTAGAACCACTCCCGAGTGTCACTTTTGTCAGGCGATTGCCATGAACGTACAGAAGAGGATTATTAGAGACATCATTGAAGTATTAAGGGAAAAAGGTTTTAGGAGCGTTAAAGTGTATAATGAAATTGGACTTTTACTTGAGGAATGGAGGGATAAAAATGAGGGTTAA
- a CDS encoding aldo/keto reductase yields the protein MRVKAFNDLKRIGDDKVTAIGMGTWGVGGWESPDYSRDKEHIEALRYGLELGMNLIDTAEFYASGHSEELVGKAIEGFEREDIFIVSKIWPTHFGYESAKKAARASAKRLGTYIDLYLLHWPTEDFRKIEETLHALEELVDEGLIRYIGVSNFDLELLKRSQEVMRKYEIVVNQVKYSLKDRRPEESGLLEYMKREGITLMAYTPLEKGTLARNECLAEIGKKYNKTAAQVALNWLIWKENVVAIPKATNKEHIKENFGAMGWRLSKEDYEKALECVR from the coding sequence ATGAGGGTTAAGGCGTTTAATGATCTAAAAAGAATTGGAGATGACAAGGTTACAGCCATTGGAATGGGTACATGGGGGGTAGGAGGCTGGGAGAGCCCGGACTACTCAAGGGATAAAGAGCACATAGAGGCTCTTAGATACGGGCTTGAACTCGGGATGAACCTCATAGACACAGCGGAATTTTATGCCTCTGGCCACAGCGAAGAGCTCGTTGGGAAAGCCATAGAGGGCTTTGAAAGGGAAGATATTTTCATAGTGAGCAAAATCTGGCCCACCCATTTTGGATACGAGAGTGCCAAAAAAGCAGCAAGGGCAAGTGCAAAGAGACTGGGCACTTACATAGACCTCTATCTCCTTCACTGGCCTACTGAAGACTTTAGGAAAATAGAAGAAACTCTTCATGCCCTTGAAGAACTCGTCGATGAAGGTCTCATCAGATACATTGGCGTTAGCAACTTCGACCTTGAACTTCTCAAGAGGAGTCAGGAGGTTATGAGGAAATACGAAATTGTGGTAAATCAAGTAAAATACTCTCTAAAAGACCGAAGACCAGAAGAGAGCGGCTTACTGGAATACATGAAGAGAGAGGGCATTACGTTGATGGCATATACCCCATTGGAAAAGGGAACCCTAGCCAGAAACGAGTGTTTGGCAGAGATAGGGAAAAAATACAACAAAACCGCCGCTCAAGTTGCATTAAACTGGCTCATATGGAAGGAAAACGTTGTCGCAATTCCAAAAGCGACAAACAAGGAACACATTAAGGAGAACTTCGGTGCAATGGGATGGAGACTGAGCAAAGAGGATTACGAAAAAGCCCTCGAATGTGTCCGGTAG
- a CDS encoding LysO family transporter produces the protein MNIFIPLVLGVFVGYLLRSRIKFSMDRPMSIALLFLIFFMGVEAGRVEIDALQLLISSLVFASFTILGSLFIALLGVRE, from the coding sequence ATGAACATCTTCATCCCCCTTGTACTGGGCGTCTTTGTAGGTTATCTGCTTAGGAGTAGAATAAAGTTTAGCATGGACAGACCGATGAGTATTGCTTTGCTGTTTTTGATATTTTTCATGGGTGTTGAAGCGGGCAGAGTGGAAATAGATGCTCTCCAGCTTCTCATTTCTTCCCTTGTGTTTGCCTCTTTTACAATACTTGGAAGTCTTTTCATAGCGCTGCTGGGGGTGAGGGAGTGA
- a CDS encoding lysine exporter LysO family protein → MSFLYLVISSLLLGMLVGRYTSLEFGNLYELMLYLLIFIIGIDIGKSKGLREELKRLGKMALLLPASTVLGSLIGGLAASLLLKVPLKWGLAISAGFGWYSLTGPLLATYSPIYGVIGFLANLTREILTIIFYPLAIKKISKEKAIVMGGATTMDTTLPLMAKFGGTEITLLAFVHGFILTAIAPFLIPLILQLL, encoded by the coding sequence GTGAGTTTTCTCTATCTGGTAATCTCATCCCTCCTCCTTGGCATGCTCGTTGGAAGATACACGAGCTTAGAGTTTGGCAACCTCTACGAGCTCATGCTCTATCTCCTCATCTTCATTATAGGCATCGACATTGGAAAGAGCAAGGGATTAAGAGAAGAGCTTAAACGACTTGGCAAAATGGCTCTTTTACTTCCTGCATCAACTGTTTTGGGATCATTGATCGGCGGTTTAGCTGCTTCTCTCCTTTTGAAGGTTCCTCTCAAATGGGGATTAGCTATTTCTGCCGGTTTTGGATGGTACTCTCTCACAGGTCCTCTCTTGGCAACTTATTCTCCGATATATGGGGTAATTGGATTTCTGGCAAACTTAACAAGGGAAATTCTAACGATTATTTTCTATCCCCTGGCAATAAAGAAGATTTCAAAAGAGAAAGCGATAGTCATGGGGGGTGCAACGACCATGGATACAACCCTTCCACTGATGGCAAAATTTGGGGGAACGGAAATAACCCTTCTTGCTTTTGTACATGGGTTTATTTTAACGGCAATAGCTCCCTTCTTGATTCCTCTAATCCTTCAACTTTTGTAG
- a CDS encoding 50S ribosomal protein L44e yields MKYPKQIRTYCPFCKKHTVHKVERVKKRPRSELSAGQRRFRRILKGYKGFPRPNPSGREKPVKKLDLRFRCTECGKAHTRGEGFRVKKFELV; encoded by the coding sequence ATGAAATACCCAAAGCAGATAAGGACATACTGCCCGTTTTGTAAGAAGCACACAGTTCACAAGGTAGAAAGAGTGAAGAAGAGACCTAGGAGTGAGCTTAGTGCGGGTCAGAGAAGATTCAGGAGAATCCTTAAGGGTTACAAAGGTTTCCCAAGGCCAAACCCAAGTGGAAGGGAAAAGCCAGTGAAGAAGCTTGACCTTAGGTTTAGGTGCACAGAGTGCGGAAAGGCACACACAAGAGGCGAAGGATTTAGAGTAAAGAAGTTTGAACTTGTGTGA
- a CDS encoding 30S ribosomal protein S27e, with protein MPKNLIPMPRSRFLRVKCIDCGNEQIVFSHPATKVRCLVCGSTLVEPAGGKGIIKAKILEVLE; from the coding sequence ATGCCCAAGAACCTCATTCCAATGCCAAGATCAAGATTCCTCAGAGTTAAGTGCATTGACTGTGGAAACGAGCAAATAGTTTTCAGCCACCCAGCCACAAAAGTACGCTGTTTAGTTTGCGGTTCAACTCTCGTCGAACCAGCTGGTGGAAAGGGGATCATAAAGGCAAAGATTCTCGAAGTTCTTGAATGA
- a CDS encoding translation initiation factor IF-2 subunit alpha — protein sequence MPRRAREFPEEGEFVVATVKSIHHYGAFLTLDEYPGKEGFMHISEVAPTFVRNIRDYLKEGQKIVAKVIRVDPSKGHIDLSLKRVKQQERKAKLQEFKRAQKAENLLKMAAEKLGKDFETAWREVWVPLEEEYGEVYAAFEDAAQNGIEVLKGLIPDEWLPVLEEIIKNYVEIPTVTIDAEFEISVPTPNGIEIIKEALIRARDRANEEQGIEVKFSYLGAPRYRIDITAPDYYKAEEVLEKIASEILQVIKQAGGEASLIRKEKKIRKIKRREA from the coding sequence ATGCCGAGGAGAGCTAGAGAATTTCCTGAGGAAGGAGAGTTTGTTGTGGCTACCGTTAAGAGCATCCACCACTATGGTGCGTTCTTGACACTTGACGAGTATCCCGGAAAGGAAGGTTTCATGCACATAAGCGAAGTTGCTCCGACTTTTGTGAGAAACATTAGGGATTACCTTAAAGAAGGCCAGAAGATTGTGGCAAAGGTTATACGCGTTGATCCAAGTAAGGGTCATATAGATTTAAGCCTCAAAAGGGTCAAGCAACAGGAGAGGAAGGCAAAGCTTCAGGAGTTCAAGAGGGCTCAAAAAGCAGAGAACCTCTTAAAGATGGCGGCTGAAAAACTCGGCAAGGACTTTGAGACAGCTTGGAGAGAGGTTTGGGTACCACTTGAGGAGGAGTATGGAGAGGTTTATGCGGCATTTGAAGACGCCGCTCAAAATGGCATTGAAGTTCTTAAAGGTCTTATTCCAGATGAATGGTTACCGGTTCTTGAGGAGATAATAAAGAACTACGTTGAAATTCCAACCGTCACAATAGATGCGGAGTTTGAAATAAGTGTCCCGACTCCTAACGGCATTGAAATCATAAAAGAAGCCCTTATAAGAGCCAGAGATAGGGCGAATGAAGAGCAGGGAATAGAGGTTAAGTTCAGCTATCTCGGTGCACCGAGGTACAGGATAGACATTACAGCCCCGGACTACTATAAAGCCGAAGAAGTGCTAGAAAAGATAGCCTCGGAGATACTTCAGGTCATAAAACAAGCCGGTGGGGAAGCCTCTCTCATAAGGAAGGAAAAGAAGATAAGGAAGATAAAGAGGAGAGAGGCATGA
- a CDS encoding RNA-protein complex protein Nop10: protein MRFRIKKCPKCGRYTLKDICPVCGEKTKSAHPPKFSPEDPYGEYRRRLKRELLGIGVKK, encoded by the coding sequence ATGAGGTTTAGAATTAAAAAATGTCCAAAATGCGGTAGATACACACTAAAAGATATTTGCCCGGTTTGTGGAGAAAAAACTAAATCGGCTCATCCTCCTAAGTTTTCCCCGGAGGATCCGTACGGGGAGTATAGGAGGAGACTTAAGAGGGAACTACTTGGTATTGGGGTGAAAAAATGA
- a CDS encoding proteasome assembly chaperone family protein, with product MKETMIVVYEKPDIYDPVFIEGLPGIGLVGKLAAEHLIQELKAKKFAELYSPHFMHQVIVKKDSTVDLMRNEFYYWKSPDDEHRDLIIITGDTQVPPTDSYGHFEVVGKMLDFVEQFGTREIITMGGYQVPELEREPRVLASFTDLETKEKYKHLPVVFREDEGGAIVGAAGLLLGIGKLRGMRGACFLGESLGYIVDAKAAKAVLSVVAQVLNLEIDMSALDERAKETEEILRKVQEMQRAMFEQQLPQPGHEEEDRGYL from the coding sequence ATGAAGGAAACGATGATAGTTGTTTATGAAAAGCCCGACATATACGACCCGGTCTTTATTGAAGGTCTCCCGGGAATTGGTTTAGTTGGTAAGCTGGCTGCAGAACATTTAATTCAAGAACTTAAGGCAAAGAAATTCGCTGAGCTTTACTCTCCTCACTTCATGCACCAAGTCATAGTGAAAAAAGATTCGACAGTAGATTTGATGAGAAATGAGTTCTATTACTGGAAGAGTCCCGATGATGAGCATAGGGATTTGATAATAATCACCGGAGACACTCAAGTACCTCCAACCGACAGCTACGGCCACTTTGAAGTTGTTGGAAAGATGCTTGACTTTGTGGAGCAGTTCGGAACAAGGGAGATAATTACCATGGGAGGTTACCAGGTTCCAGAGCTTGAAAGGGAGCCAAGGGTTTTAGCCTCTTTCACCGATTTGGAAACAAAGGAGAAATACAAACACCTACCTGTTGTGTTCAGGGAAGACGAAGGAGGGGCAATAGTCGGAGCAGCAGGTTTGCTCTTGGGCATAGGAAAGCTCAGAGGAATGAGAGGAGCATGCTTCCTTGGAGAAAGCCTTGGTTACATAGTGGATGCGAAAGCTGCCAAAGCAGTTCTAAGCGTCGTTGCACAGGTTCTCAATTTAGAGATAGACATGAGCGCTCTCGATGAGAGGGCAAAAGAAACCGAAGAGATCCTTAGAAAGGTTCAAGAAATGCAGAGGGCGATGTTTGAGCAGCAGCTTCCACAACCAGGCCATGAGGAAGAAGATAGAGGCTACCTTTGA
- a CDS encoding TIGR00375 family protein, whose amino-acid sequence MIVDADLHIHSRYSKAVSKLMTFLILAENAKLKGLGIVGTGDILNPQWEKELLKAAQKVDEGSYEIKGVRFLLTAEVEDNRRVHHLLIFPSIDAVREMRERLNPYSKDIKTEGRPHVNLSAAEIADLANELDVLIGPGHAFTPWTALYKEYNSLKEAYGDAKVHFLELGLSADSYMADRIKAHHKLTYLSNSDAHSPMPHRLGREFNRFEIEDATFDEVRKAILKRGGRKIILNAGLDPRLGKYHLTACSKCYTKYRLEDAKRLNWRCELCGGVIKKGVHDRILELADTNEKPKDRPPYLHLAPLAEIIAMVLNKGVETKAVKSVWERLLREFGSEIAVLVDVPIKSIAELIGEEIAKAIWAFRNEKLIVIPGGGGKYGEIKLPEEIKKAKLEEIESVEIKQEEIYYKPKQSSILSFLKKT is encoded by the coding sequence ATGATAGTTGATGCTGATCTGCACATCCACTCCCGCTATTCCAAGGCGGTCTCAAAGTTGATGACCTTCCTTATTTTAGCAGAAAACGCAAAGCTCAAAGGTCTTGGAATTGTAGGCACTGGAGATATTCTAAATCCTCAATGGGAGAAGGAGCTTTTAAAAGCTGCTCAAAAAGTTGATGAGGGAAGTTATGAAATAAAAGGTGTGAGATTTCTCCTTACGGCTGAGGTTGAAGATAACAGAAGAGTTCATCACCTCCTGATTTTTCCCTCTATTGACGCGGTAAGAGAGATGCGTGAAAGGCTCAACCCCTACTCGAAGGATATTAAAACCGAAGGAAGGCCGCACGTAAATTTAAGCGCCGCTGAAATAGCGGATTTAGCAAATGAGCTTGACGTTTTGATAGGCCCGGGACATGCCTTTACCCCATGGACAGCTCTCTACAAGGAGTACAACAGCCTTAAAGAGGCATATGGCGACGCTAAGGTTCACTTCCTTGAGCTAGGGCTTTCTGCCGATTCCTACATGGCCGACAGGATAAAGGCTCATCACAAGCTCACCTATTTAAGCAACTCCGACGCTCATTCTCCAATGCCCCATAGACTTGGGAGGGAATTCAACCGCTTTGAGATTGAAGATGCGACGTTTGATGAAGTTAGAAAGGCTATCTTAAAGCGGGGAGGGAGGAAGATAATCCTCAACGCCGGACTTGATCCAAGGTTGGGCAAGTACCATCTAACAGCCTGCTCAAAGTGCTACACCAAATACAGGCTTGAGGATGCGAAGAGATTAAACTGGAGATGTGAGCTTTGCGGGGGAGTTATAAAGAAGGGAGTTCACGATAGAATTCTTGAGCTTGCCGATACAAATGAAAAGCCAAAGGACAGACCTCCTTACCTCCATTTGGCTCCCCTTGCGGAGATAATAGCCATGGTTCTCAACAAAGGTGTTGAAACCAAAGCTGTCAAAAGTGTATGGGAAAGGCTGCTTAGGGAGTTCGGCAGTGAAATTGCCGTTTTGGTTGATGTTCCGATAAAAAGCATAGCCGAGCTGATTGGGGAAGAGATAGCCAAGGCAATTTGGGCGTTCAGAAATGAAAAGCTTATCGTAATTCCTGGTGGAGGGGGCAAATACGGAGAAATTAAGCTCCCGGAAGAGATAAAGAAAGCTAAGCTTGAAGAAATTGAGAGCGTAGAAATAAAGCAGGAAGAAATCTACTACAAACCGAAACAGAGCTCGATTTTGAGCTTCTTGAAGAAAACTTAA
- the galT gene encoding galactose-1-phosphate uridylyltransferase — MRELRYNPLTGQWIMVSAVRRNRPWRPRDFCPFCPGTEETGYGWEVLLLPNRFPMLSFDAPKPEQEEFYIKARAIGQCSVIVETPEHELRDLDELPKKQMTKVVELWREVTAKLMENSRVAYLAIFRNKGEEIGVSLTHPHGQLYALPFIPLKARLKIENSRNYYHRFGECLFCRILKEEANEERAIYENESFIAFMPFFASWPFEIHVYPKRHVQYLTQLNSKETRNLADVLQVATGSLNEVLERDMPYAMMVFQAPFKGKYSFYHLHIEFYPILRDNRKIKYTAGIELGTWEFTYDGIPEENAEKLKEACRRVIKRLNAEGRCL; from the coding sequence ATGCGCGAGCTCAGATATAATCCTTTAACCGGGCAGTGGATCATGGTTTCCGCCGTTAGGAGGAACCGGCCTTGGAGGCCTAGAGACTTTTGTCCTTTCTGTCCCGGCACTGAGGAGACTGGTTACGGCTGGGAGGTTCTTCTTTTACCAAATAGATTCCCCATGCTGTCTTTTGATGCTCCAAAGCCGGAGCAGGAGGAGTTTTACATAAAGGCGAGGGCAATAGGACAGTGCAGTGTTATAGTAGAAACCCCTGAACACGAACTGAGGGATCTCGACGAGCTTCCGAAGAAGCAGATGACAAAAGTCGTAGAGCTATGGAGGGAGGTAACTGCCAAGCTCATGGAAAACTCCAGAGTGGCTTATCTCGCAATCTTTCGCAACAAAGGCGAAGAGATAGGAGTTAGCTTAACTCACCCTCACGGTCAGCTCTACGCGCTTCCCTTTATCCCGCTCAAGGCGAGATTAAAAATCGAAAACTCAAGGAACTACTACCACCGCTTTGGAGAATGTCTATTTTGTAGAATACTTAAGGAGGAAGCCAATGAAGAAAGAGCTATCTATGAAAACGAAAGCTTCATTGCGTTCATGCCCTTCTTTGCCAGCTGGCCTTTTGAAATCCATGTGTATCCAAAGAGGCACGTTCAGTATTTAACCCAGCTTAACAGCAAAGAGACGAGAAATTTAGCCGATGTGCTTCAAGTTGCTACTGGAAGCCTAAATGAAGTCTTAGAGAGAGACATGCCCTACGCGATGATGGTCTTCCAGGCACCGTTTAAAGGGAAATACTCCTTCTACCACCTGCACATCGAGTTCTACCCAATCCTAAGGGACAACAGAAAGATCAAATACACTGCAGGTATTGAATTGGGCACATGGGAGTTCACTTATGATGGTATCCCAGAGGAGAATGCGGAAAAGCTTAAAGAGGCCTGCAGAAGAGTCATTAAAAGATTAAATGCGGAGGGTAGATGTCTTTAA